A segment of the Corylus avellana chromosome ca2, CavTom2PMs-1.0 genome:
AACAGAGGCATTCTGTCTGCAATAGACGTTGTGGGCAACCATCCCTTGGCTGGGGTAAGGATGCTTGTgccaaattatattttatataatggCATTTATTTAATTCAAAAGGATCCTCATTTTAGTAGAATTGAGCGGTCCATTGATTGGCCTTTCATGAGCTCTACTCCTTTATTTCCTGTATTGCTGAGGcttaatatcttttttcttgtagATCTTCTACTTCGTTGGATTTGGAATATTCTGTCTTGAAATAGTAGTCAGCATCTGGGTTATTCAGGTCAAACTTATAGCACTGTTCACCTGGCCTGAATTCTGAAAAGCATTTGCTCATCACTCCCTCTAGTTATTTTCTTCtcacatcatttatttattattatttggttttgcaGCAAGTTTACATGTATTTCCGAGGCAGTGGTAGAGCTAGTCAGATGAGGCAAGAGGCTGCAAGAGGAGCTGTGAGGGCAGCATTTTGACACCACCCGTGGCAAAAAGCAAAAGATGTATGGACTGTAGATTACATATGCCCTTAGCACAGAAAATGAGGATAGAGATAGAATGGCTTGAGTTTGCTTGTGTTTTATAGCTTCCTTTGAGGGCTACCTTTATTTGTTGTTCATGTGGTTTATTGGAGTTGGTTGGTTGGAGGATTATGGTAAACATGATACACCCATTTCTGTATATGAATTGATCCTATATGGTTTTATTTCATATTCATGCTCATTTTTGTCTATAAATCATGAATGTGCAGAAAATAACATTGGTTCTAAGAGGTCGTTGAACTTGAGTAGCATAGAATGGCAAACTGGTTATGGACAGTTTTTCTTAAAATTCGAtggtaggatttttttttttctcaattcaatctgttaaattgacatttgtttaaaatgcatatgatttttacatgtatttttaatagagcGTGTGATTGTCATATGCATTTTGGaacatcaatttaatagattgaatgggggaaattttatttcttcattGGTTATACAGTTAGATGAAATATGCATGAACGGTGCCTTATAAATGCACTGAAATTGTGTTCGAAAcctttcaaaatctctctcaaaAGATCTTTCtggatatttttattttctattttgttggtCTTTTCCCTTTGGACATGGAGTTTGgcagaaggaaaatgaaaagcatCACCGATCCACATGATCTCATACACTGTCTTCAGCAATCAGCATGAGGTGCCTAATGTCACAATCTAAAGTTGGGATTTCTCAAACCaaatgtttttaataaaaatagacttttattttatgagtaataaaaatataattttttgcataacaattgtttatatatatataataaaaatattaactcaACGAGCATCACTTCATACAAGAAAATGCCCATTTAAGATTGGAAAAAGTCTACATGCCTCACtctaattactagttaattaataatgtttttcacTCAATTTTAATTGGGAGGATGTcttttaaactatcaaaaattatcTATGTTTACTTCAATGACGAAAgtactattaataaaataaaaaatgttaaaaattatatttaaaaaaatggttaaatgcATTTTCAGTATTTGTGCTTTACGccaaaattaaatagtcacatcagttttaaaaaatgttacaaatggtaCATATAGTAAGCAAATAAACACACTTGGTACTTTCGACAAATTCtgttagtttagtttttttttatggagCTCCTCGTATTATGTGTGGTTTTAAGGCAACACATGACGTGGTACCTATATTTTTGGGTGCCACGTCATAGGGAGTGGACGGCCACCCCAActcttataaaatatatattttttttatttttgtggaatagACCCTTAAATAATGTGaagttttagtaattttgatattttgattcaattaaataaaaagatttggTTGTGGACAAGGTCATTCTCCACAGCCAAATCGAAGGGCACAATGTTGTGCTGATAAATATAAAGGGTAAAACTTTCTTATAAACTTCCGGTGTGGGACGAAGGAAGCAGAAACGTGTTCATTCACAACCCGGTTTATTTCTGAAGCGTGGAAAGCCCCTCCGGCCGGAAGTGATTCAAAAAGGTTGTTCTCTGCCACATATTGTTAGTAGGGCCATGAATGTAGTGGGTTAAAATCCAGATCAAGTCTAAgcaataaaagaagaaattaccAAAAGAATGGTTGCAGAAACTTTTGTAAGATGAACAAACAACATTAAGATGATTACTGATGCTTTTCGTTGGGGTTGCCATTGAAACAGCGACTTTGGGTGTTGGGTTTTCTCCCGGCGTTGGAAAACTTTGAGACAGACACAGAGAAATGTAGTGGAAGATTCATACGATCGATCTTTTGTTGGATTTCTGATCACCTTGGGATTCGGTTTCCTTTTCCTCCTCCGTTTCTTAGAAATAattatacaaattatttttgtttttgctttcatTCTCTACTGtcttctaaaaaatattaacaagtaactcaaatataataatgtaatcttaaaaatataaaaaacacatttttacaaaaaataaaacactactCAAAGCTCATTTataaacggagccttaattttgttaataaaatatatatttatccaacaataaaagtaaaaaataattatattgttTACAACATAGAAACTTTTACGTTAAATACCTTTAGCCCgtatgtggtttaacaacttgaTTTTGGTAGTCCCTCCCTTCATCAATTTATGTCAGAGTTTAGGAGTGAAAATACAGATAATGGTTTTTGATATCTGCATTCATGTCATGCGATTACTATCTGCATCTGCGCGGTTAATACAGATATTATATGCCATCCGCATTTGAGGTAATTAACATTTTAGaccttaaaattttaattcactAATTATTTGcttctagtatatatatatatatataaatgacattatttatagttgaaCACTATTATTCATATCACACTTCCTAATCATTTTGCcaataaattttcatcacatacattatttaatatttagcttCTAGTAAGTCTATATTtggtaacaagaaaaaaaatatatatataaaaaataataataatgaaggaAGAACGTATAAGGCAATTAAtaagaacaaattaaaagagttttctaaaagtaaaatccaacaacattacaaatctagcaaatataaaaaatataaattacaaattcgacaaacataaataaaaaatattatatatatatatatatatatatataaaggaatgcGGATGCGGATAATATCCGTATTTGCATACCCTAAAATTGCTATCCTCATCTGCATTTGCAGATATTAATTTTTGCTATCCACATTCGCATTTACGGATAACGGATAGTGGATTGCGGATAAGTGTGGATAGCGGATGTGGGCGGTTATAATCTGCCCAAATTTTCACCCCTATgtcaaaccaatcaaaaattATTAGCTATGTTGTGACCATATGcctcatttatatatatatataccctaaaACCGCTATCCGCATCCACATTTGCGGATATTAATTTTTGCTATCCACATCAGCATATGTCGATAACGGATAGCAGGTTAAGGATTAGTGCGGATCAGTACGGATAGCGGATGTGGGCGGTTATAATCCgcccgcattttcacccctatgtcaaaccaatcaaaaattATTAGCTATGTTGTGACCATATgcctcatttaaaaaaaaaaaaaattaaaaaattaaaaaaattaaaaaaaaaattatatatatatatatataccctaaaATCGCCATCCACATCCACATTTGCGGATATTAATTTTTGATAATCgcccgcattttcacccctatgtcaaaccaatcaaaaattATTAGCTATGTTGTGACCATATGcctcatttaaaatatatatatatatatatatcctaaaaCCGCTATCCACATGCACATTTGCAGATATTAATTTTTGCTATCCACATCCGCATATGCGGATAACGAATAGCAGATTATGGATCAATGCGAATAGCAAATTGTGAATTAGTGCGGATAGCGGATATGGACGGTTATAATCCGCCCGCATTTTCACCTCTATgtcaaaccaatcaaaaattattagttatGTTGTGACCATATgcctcatttaaaaaaaaaaaatattattagaattctatatatatatatatataaagtaaatgttgtaaagcaagaaaaacaaataacaaaaagttgGCCAACATTCCAGAGGTGAGTGTTGTATGTTTGATTCGCTTCCGTGAATCTTGGCCAATTTGATCTGTCGTACAAGTACATATAAAGCGCAAAACTTTCTTATAAACTTTCAGTGTGGGACAAATGAAATGCAGAAACAGTGGTCACTCACAACCCGGCGTATTTCTGATGCGTGAAAGAAAGCCCCTCCGACCCAAAGTGATTGAAAAAGATTGTTCTCTGCCACAGATTGTCAGTAGGGCCATGCCATGGACGTAGTGGGTTGAAATCCAGATCAAGGCCAAgcaataaaagaagaaattgcATTATCTTTTGTAAGATGAACAACATTAAGATGATTACTGAAGCCTGGTCTAATGCTTTTCGTTGGGGTTGCCATTGAAAGCTTGGTAGGAAATTTCAACAGCGCAAGTTTTAGTCTTAAGCagcacaaacaacaaaacatgaCTAAAGTCcccaaggggtagttcaattggctatGGACTACgtttaatgaagcggaggtcactagttcgaatccctcctccctcttcccttgtgtagacatgtcaaaaaaaaaaaaacaaaacatgactAAAAATTTTTAGTTGCACGTAAAATTTACTTAATTTCTCTCCAAAATTATGTTGAAATAttttcgatatatatatatagtattttgtGTCATGggaatgttttaaatggaagggcatttttttttttaaaaaaaaaaaaaaaattaaatgaaaggctttaaagagcattgaatgaagattgtctcacattgaaaaatgtaaaaattttgttggcatttataaggcCTAACAAACTGAagctattaaataattaagatttaagattgagatctactaattaattatttaatctaacggtTAGATTTAAGTACCAGTTGAATTATCAATTAGATAGTTGATTAATTTGATAATAcaattctctttatatattttcGGTTTTGTAACCGTGTTGCATACCAATTCTGGTGAggataaatattttcttaaggaaaATGACTTTGTAACACACTTTAtaagcatttttgttttttgtatttttccccaTTTGTATAACAAATTATTTTGATGAAAGCAGTACAATCGGTCGTATTAAGGTACGACTATAATGGTtcatttgagattgtgattttaaaaagtgcgattaaaaatagtgattttaagatctgcgatttgaaaacgcagaTTTTCTGCACAccctaaaactatatatatagttaaacccaagtttgaccaatttaattcaacaaatcaaatcaattttattgaaatttaggTCATGTTAAAGAAAaggtataaaactatatagttAATTTCGAGcttgatcaatttaattaaacagatcaaattttcaatttaatttcatgtttCATATTTCACTTCTTTGTCATATCGTAAcacatttttaaacaaaaaatagaaacacTACTCAAAACTCATTAATAAACAGAGCCttaattttgttaagaaaatatatttatcaaacaataaaagtaaaaaaataattatattgttTACAATATAGAAAATTTTAGGTTAAATGCCTTTAGCCCCATGTGGTTTAATAACTTGATTTTGGTAGTCCCTCCCTTCATCATCAATTTATgtcaaaccaatcaaaaattACTATGTTGTGACTATATGCctcattaaaacaaataataatgtAGGCTTAAGGGTGGCTTGAGCCACCTTGTATGGCAGGCTTAAGGGTGGCCAAATCATTCCATTGCCCTTGGTCACCCCTAAAagccaaaagaacaaaaaaaatagtggtTGTCCTCTTATGGCTTTGCTAAATCACTCTATTGCTCTTGGAGGTGGTTTGGTCTCCCCTAAAggccaaaagaacaaaaaaaaaatagtggttATCCCCTTATGGCTTTGCCTAGGGGTGAAAATGTTGCACACTAACCGTTAATCGTTCGTTTTTAAAGGCGGTTAGGAAATTTTCGTTAaccgtcatatatatatatatatatatatatatgaaatgaagtcgtttttgtgtgtatatatatatatataaacgatgtcgttttgttttgttttttaattttttcaaaatattttattttaaaaaccgGTAAGCAATTATTAAAGTtattaatcgctaaccgccAATTAACCGTCTAGGCGGATAACTGTCTAGGtaattagtaaattttactaattgCCTTTTCACCCATAGTTTTGCCACCGGAAGAATCATAAAAGTGATTTGgccacttttttgttttggttttttttttttttgaccttttgggtGGTAACTAAACCACCTCCAATAACCATGACATCATGCGGTTGGTTCGACTGCCCTAGACAAGACAtaaggggtggtttcggccacccttaCTTTGCTATTTGAGGGTGGTCAAACTCTCCTTCTAGGTGGTTCAACTATCACCCCCATACCGGCtataatgggttttttttttttttttttggtaatttcaTGCAGTAATTATTAGtcatttaattagtattaagatttattttttaagtaattaaataaattaacttaaattttaaccaattttaatctcaaatttatatatttatcgtATAGTATGTATATACATGCATTACAcccacacatatatatacaaaaatctACTCATGTATAATGtcttcatatataaattaacaaGTATAATTAAATTAGTAAACACAGGTATATTTGTCACGTCCTCAAATTAcaagtataaattaaataatttttcctaatttgtTAAAAACCAAAACCTAATCCCACGTGGAAAAGGAGTTATTAATCGTAACCCAATCCCACTAGGAAAACACATCCCAAGCCCAAGGCGATCAGAATTCTTCATCCACTATAAAATCGCGTCCCCTTTCCTCACATTTTCATCACTTTCACGGCAATTCAAcctacccctctctctctctctctctctctctctcagtttcAACTTTTCAAAGTTTCCCGATGGCCGGCGGTTCTCTCTCAGTTTCAACTTTTCAAAGTTTCCCGATGGCCGACAACTGTGAAAACCCAGACCCAAGCCCCAAAGTCGTCGACCGGAAGACGGTGAAGCTGAGCACCTCCAACGGCGATTTCTTCGAGGTGGAGGAGGCCGTGGCAATGGAGCTACAGACCGTCAAGTCGTTATTCGAGGAAGACGGCGTTTCGTACGACACCGTCTTTCCTCTCCTGAACGTGTCGTCGTCCGCACTCGCCAAGGTTATCCAGTACTGCCGGGGCACCGTCCAGCTCAGCGCCAAATTGGCGGCGAGCGACGAGGAGGGCAGGAAGGAGGTGGAGAAGGAGAGGGAGGCGTTCGAAGCGAAGTTCGTGAACGAGGAGTTCGGGGACGGGAGCCCGACGAGCAACGAGTGTCTCAAGGAGTTGATTCTCGCTGCTAATTATCTCAACATCAAAGACATGCTCTCTTTTCTCTTGCAGGCCGCCGCCGATCGGATCAAGAACAAGAGCGTGAAGTACGTGCGCCGCTTCTTCGGGGTCAAGAACGACTTCACGCCGGAAGAGGAGAAGGATCTCCACGACAAAAATGCATGGGCCTTCGAGAACATTGACGCAGACGAGAACTCCGACGCTGACGCAGACGAGAACGTCGACGCCGATTGATTGTCatagagtttttttatttttattttttttgtcgcGCAATGCGTTAATTAAATTGGATATATGACGACACAACTTTTGCTCTGTTTTGatgttgtttttttaattcaattttgaTGCTTCTTGAATGTTTAGTTTTGATTGACGAATTAGAAGGTGTGATTTATGTGGATGATGATAAGCTACTAATTCAACCTTATTATCAATGATTATTGTGGGTCTTCCCATTAGGGCTGCTCAAACCCGTGGCGGAGCCAGCcattttatattgggggtgTTGCTAAAAAATTTTTGgcgtcttaaaaattttctccaccataaaaatttggtaattcacataatatatgcatcacaaaaaatatctataaaagttcataaatatgtgctgaaattgatatattagaaatgtaacatgtcgacattatatcaaaaagacagaaatacaaaaaaaaaaaaaaaaaagtggttcaGAATCAAATATTCTTTTACTTAAGAGAATTAGAGAgtcttagagatttttttttttttgggtgcaggAAAAGGGTTGCAGTGGATTAAATTGCCGTGGGTTAAATGGGCGTGCGGGAGAAGGATTGATGTGTCTTGGGTAATgggtaggtaaaattgtaaaaagaaatttttttttttttttttagggtgccgtgggttaaaaaaataaaaaataaataaatccttgggggtgccgtgggTAACGTGGCTCTGCCACTGGGTCAAACGTGACAGTTATAACAGCTAACCGCTTTGGTAGGCGGTTATTAAAAACTACGCTTTAGTAGGCGGTTATTAAAAACTACTAATTTACATACCGCCTAGGGTAattgcggttagtggttttaggaAGTAGGGCAAAGtggttataaccgctaaccacctttttatatattataatataaatataaatattttatattttatattaattttttcatttgtatttagattaatggatttgggctATTTATGACTATGTGCATTAAATATATAATGTAGTATATGATGTTTTGGGCTAAGCCTTATTCAAAATATTGGCCCgcccaaaaaacactttttttttttttggaaacattttggccttaaacccttaaaataagccGAAAAAATAGGTCAATTAAAGGtctaaaacacttaaaaagtccaaaagcccatataaaaaaaaaggttataaaacCGCcggttattggattgaataaccgctaaccgccggtTGTGTaaaaaaaccgctaaccgccta
Coding sequences within it:
- the LOC132169904 gene encoding SKP1-like protein 1A, which gives rise to MADNCENPDPSPKVVDRKTVKLSTSNGDFFEVEEAVAMELQTVKSLFEEDGVSYDTVFPLLNVSSSALAKVIQYCRGTVQLSAKLAASDEEGRKEVEKEREAFEAKFVNEEFGDGSPTSNECLKELILAANYLNIKDMLSFLLQAAADRIKNKSVKYVRRFFGVKNDFTPEEEKDLHDKNAWAFENIDADENSDADADENVDAD